GAGTTTAAGTGTGTTATCCTAAAAAGGTACTTTACCTAAGGGCACTTCACTCCATGACTGGAGAGCCATCATAATGGATTCATCTTTTATCTGGGGCTTTTCTTCTGACTAAACATATCATTTGGATTCTCCTGAATTTATCCTAAGACTTTATAGCACACAAATTGAGAAATTACCTAACCACTGTCTAAGCCTTCTCTAATCACAAAATGCTAGAATAATGAGATTTCAAGATAGAAGAAACCTTAGAAATCAAATATTCCAACCTAAGATATGAAAATAGGCCAATAAGGGTGATGAATTGCTTGGTATCACGCAGCTGGTTAGCAGCAGGGTCAGAATCTTTCTCCCTTCATCCTGCTATCCTTTCTCTTCTACATACTGCCGCTtaagtgtgtatttttaaaactgtcagATTTGTGTTGTAATCTTTGTTGCTTCCAGCTTGCTTTCGCTGAGGTAGTTTAAAAGAttgtatttatttcatcttttaggAAAAGAGAACCTATAGCTAAAGAGATTCTCATAGCCTCTTCCATGAGAGTTAGACCTAATGGTAACTGTGCCCTAAAGGACTTTTCTTGGTCAGACTTCAAATATCCTGGAGAACGTAATACCCTCTCTCACCTTGTTTTTACTCTTTGAACAACTACCTTAAATTTTTTTGTCCTAGAAAAACAATgtgattttaatcatttttgtagAAATACCAGCCCCTGTCCTTTACATCATCATACCTTCTTTCTCtcataaactgaaaaatattctcCATGCTACTGTGACTTGTGACCAAATACACTGACTCTAAAAAGTGTGTTTTCTGggaattggttaaaaaaaaaaggggggggggcaatGAGGAATGAGAAAGGAAGATTGAGGTTTTATATCCTAGGGTACCTTCTAACAATACTTGAGCCtttaattattattgtatttattcaattattataTAGCTCTCAAGTCCCCAAGGTCAAGCAAGATCTTCAGGTTAGCATCCTTTAATCAGGAATGAGGACTATTGCAAGCAGTGCAATAAACAACCACGTCAAGAAAAGGACAAATTGTGCCTAAAATTAAATTAACCAAAAATGAGAAATATTGGTCCATCTAAAttccaaagacatttttaatACCAGAAAAAAAGTCAATAACAAATGATGATGAAATAATTTCACTGAAAAATCCTTTGTGAAATAGCTTTCTTTATATTcatattcaacaatatttatggagcacttttGACCTAGCAGGCTCCAtggtaggcactggggatactgACATGGTGtttaccctcatggagcttacagacGTCTGGGAAAGCCATTACTTACACAAGCAGATCCATTAAAGTAAAAAGAGCGTAAAGTTGGGGAGAATAGAAGACATAGTAAGGAGACATAGCTGGGGGCCTTCAATAAGGGAGTCCCTGAGAAAACGATGTCTGATCTGACACCAATCCTTGAGAAGTAATACTTTCTTGTACAGATAACTAATAGCTTATTTTTATTGATACATAATTGTGGTTTCTCAATAATGTTATGGAACCCACTTTGACTTTTGGTTATTATATATACCCTCCTAGGGGCGATGTCAAAATATCTAATGACTGGCAATGCATGACAGAGCAGTTCAAGTAGAAGCTAAACACTGggatggggcagggtcctggaggATGCCTACTGTGCTGTGCATTAACTGCTTGATCTTGGGGCGGTCTGGGGGTCTTGTGGGAGGCAGTGCAGTGGAGGAGAACCTCTGGAGGACTGAGGACCGCACACCAACTCTGCCCCCTGGTACATACTGATTGCATATCTGTCCTATATATACTGAGTTTCTCTATTAAAATGGTCTAGATTAGAATCCGAacttagcaggaaaaaaaaaaacccttattacTTCAGACAATCTTATTGCATAAAACCAATCActaagaaaaacttaaaatattttatatgagaaTATGAATTGCTAGTTTTACACAGCAATTAGTTTTAACAAGTGTTGGGAACTAGCATTTCTCCATACAGTGCTAAATATAAAGTGTGACAATATTAAGCTTGCTTGATTTACTTAAGGacagaaatacaataaaattaaagaatttctaaaattaagCAGTTTAAGAATATCTTGAATCTTTGGATTACGATTTCATGTGGTAAGTAAAGTTCAAATACCTCTCTAAATGTAAGAAAAAGGAACATACTTTAGCATACAATTAAATGCACTGAATTCACAAAGAACCAGCAATTGGCTagtataaaaaagaattatgttattgcttaaaaggcaaaataaatttaTCTCTAAAAAGAAGAGAATTATATTACATAATTGAGCTTGTAGGTTACCTACCATTGTATAGTCAAGAAAAATAATCTGTTTAAATGAGGCCTTCATTTTTCATCTGGAGAAATATGACGACGAGCCTGGCTCCCTGGTATTAATTCAAGCTTTGCAAAATCCAAACATGTAATACTTAGGAAATGCAAATCTTGTACTGTATTTACTATATACTAAAATCTTACAGTCAAAGCAGAAATGCTTACATGAATAACTGATTTGGACTAAACATTTGAAATTCATGAATTTGCTTTTGTTCTACCCTGATGTAAATACTGCTGGACCTTCAGTCAATTCTAACAGAAGTTTGTTTATCTCTTCCTGGCTCACTTCATTTGAACTATGTCAAATagttacaaatatttatatgataACCTATTATAACTGTGTCAAATACAATCactctaagaaaagggagaatgggaaaattgtttttctttgactttaatcTCAAATTGTGATTTAGCACAACCTTTTGTGCTAAAAGGTTGACCTCTGAATCTCTTACATCCTCATATGTCTTTCATCCAAAAAggaacagtttttaaaatcatttgagaAGAGCATTATTAAATTTCTATCTTCAGATGCATTTATGAGCACTGCTCTGGTAGGAGTTAATTAAGAGATAGATGTATGTCACAGATATTCACATCTGAGCTCATATATCTGCAGGTCAAAGGCGAGTTTGAAACAAAGGAAACTTACACTGCACTTCCAAGTGACTGGGCCTTTCCTAAAATCTAGGAGCAAAGTGCGGCATATTGGGACCAGCAAGGGCCAAGAGTCACTTCCAGGACTTGTAAGATCTTTCCTGGCAACCTGAATATATTGACAGAGAAGCTGTTGGGACCCCATAATTTTTCAGTAAGCCTCCATTTGGTGGGCACATTTTAATTAAGTAGATTGTTTAAATTAAACCTGCATGCTACAAAAATGATCCCAACTCTAACAGATTTGCAGGTCTGGTCTTAGTATATTTGTaggcttttcttcccatttactAATTGGGAGGCAAAAATATGTCCTTACGTTTGTCAAAGGCTATTGAAGCAGATTGTGGAGGGGCCCTGCATGCGCTTTGGGATCTGGCAGTCTGAGATATGGATTCCTGCTTCACCATTTGAATAACCTTAATAAGGTATTTAACCTCTCagagtttccttatctgtataaTTGGGAAAATTACACTTCCTCATAGGACTGTTTGGAGAATTAGAGATAATCTATGCACAGTACTGGGCACATAGTAAGCTCTCAATGAATAGCAGCTCTtgattttgtatgtttgttttttgtattttgtttgtgttgtttttgtggtGCTCCTGGCACCTAGGGGgagggccagggatgctgctaaacatcctacaatgcacagaatggccctccttcccccaacaaagaattatccagccccaaatggaAATAATGCTGAGGTTAAAAAACCCTGGCCCACACAATAAGCATAATAATTCTAGAGGCAGGGAAACCATAGCAACAGTCAGAATATTCATCACAAATTTCAAACTCTCCATGAAGGGAATGAAGGACAgtcttagaaaaaaatcataaaataagtacaaataaCAATTGAACAGGCTGACTAGTAGgtgggtgtgggtgggtgtgtttgtgatttattttgagtttgtctttattttcttcttaacagTACTTCCATTCTTGCTTCAGATATATATAGTGTGATGAAGTCAATGTTCTGCACCACCAATCCGGAATAAATGGTAACCTGTCCTGTACAAAGGGGGCTTTCAATAATGCCATTAATCTTCAATCCCATGCATTAAAAATCTTGGTATGAGCGTGAATACATCTAAAACCTAGTCATACTAGATACTTAGGATTAGTATACTTCATACCTTGGTGTATAAGAAGggttaaaagggcttccctggtggcgcagtggttgagagtccgcctgctgatgcaggggacacgggttccagccctggtccgggaaggtcccacgtgccatggagcggctgggcccatgagccatggccgctgagcctgcgcgtccggagcctgtgctccgcaacgggagaggccacaacagtgagaggcccgtgtaccgcaaaaaaaaaaaaaaaaaaaaaaaaaaaaaaaggttaaaagttttaatgtataaaaagatCTGTGTTTACTTTAGtgtataacatttttattaaaaaatgaaagataatctGTGATATAATCCAAACAGGACTGAAGTTAACTTTGTTTTGGAGGCTACACCATGCAAACTAACAGTAAAAACCACTTTTGAGTTTGATAAACTTTTTGTACTTTTGAAATACCTAGGGACATTGAAAGCAAATAAACTGTTATTTCAAATCAAACTTATTCAAGCTGGTCCTCTCACCTCAATGACTTTTATTAGTGtactataaattttaatataaaaaacctcatttatattttaaaacatcatcaCTAATAATTCAGAAAGTCTTATTCCCTTTTGAACCCAAGTTAGTAAGATGATATAACTCTATTGTATTTTGATTTCACACCTGAGGAATGATATTTTCAAACCACTGCAAAAAGCAAAAAGCCAACCCAGGGAATGTCTGGGGTGGAAGGAGGTAAAACAATGGGGAGAAGGAATCGAGGTCTAGTAGTAATCGGTATTTGATGCTCTCCCAAAATTTCTTAAATGAACAGTGTATGTATTCCTGCTCTCTTGGGatataaaaataacagaagatgtacttaatttataaaaaggtaataggttgatttatttttatactatttaattaatttatttgaaataggatttttgaaaatcatttgtagGGGTAAATGTCTAATCCTGTaaatagaaatgataaagatTGTTTGAACTACTGAGAACATGCATTATctgcttaattaaaaaatatatacagggcttccctggtggtgcagtggttgagaatccgcctgccgatgcaggggacgcgggttcgtgccccattcggggaggatcccacatgccgcggagcggctgagcccatgagccacggccactgagcctgtgcgtccggagcctgtgctccgcaacgggagaggccacaacagtgagaggcccgcgtaccacaaaaaaaaaaaaaaaaaaaaaaaaatatatatatatatatatatatatatacacaaaaacgaTTGGTATTATCAAAACACACTGTATCTGTCCCGGGAAAGAGAGACTCTGGCCCTCAGGCCACAGGCTTACAATGAATGCCAACTGGCACCAAGGAAAAACTTAATCTtggagataatatttttaaaaataaaaaaataaaagatttgacACCATAGGCAAGTCGGAGGTTGAGAAATCAGGTTTGAAGACACCCAAGTTCTGCTTTGTGTTTAGTTTCATAGGAACAGAGGGGATTTAAGGCTGAGCATGAAAAGAATCCTGAGCTGAATAACTTGATACTCTAGTGTTTTAAACTCAGTTACATAATTTGGTGTGTCTGAGTTCCCAGAAACCAGAATCAGTGGTTCTTATAAAGTCACAGCATGGCCTCAGCAAAAACTGAGGAGGAATAATTGAAATCTACAAGGCTGTAAAGAATGTTATTGACACAGTGAACAAGAAAATCCTCGGAAGAGGTGATTTAACATCAAATGAAAGGTCCTATTTTAAACAGCAGGCTACACATTTAAGGATCTCATCAACCCAGTAAAAACAGAAATgtgatataatttctttttcagggTGGTAAATTCATGGATTACAGATACATAATTAAATTTTAGGGAAAACTGAGATAAGTGTGGGATTATCTTCCAAGCTGAAATGAAGGAAGACAAGCACCCCCACTCTGTCAGAGGCAGACAGGCAAAGAGCCTGGGTTTGGGCAGATGGAGGTTGACTGCTGTGGCACTCCTGTGTCCATCCCCTCAACAAGTGTTAACTGTTCCCCTACCATGGGCAAGATGCCAGGCTACATGTACTACAAAGGCAATAACACAATCCCTGCCTCAAGCAGGTCACAAGCTAGTGGGAGACTGGACAAGTAAACCAGAATAACTAGAATCATGGACATGATCCATGCTGCAAATATTTCCTTGAGTTCTTGATGAGTTCCTGCATCCTATTTCCATCTTGTATTCACCCAACTCAGAGTATAACAGCTACTCGCATTGAAAATATCTTTCTTCAGGAATAGCTGAGGTTTAGATAAATCTTTGTAACTGTGAAAAAGCCTGAAATCCTGTAGTTCTAACTCTTTGAGGAGGCTGTACCAGAACCGCACAACACTGCTGTCACTGCCACTGACCTCAAACCCGGGCCAGTGGAGATGGATCTCAAAGATGAGCTGTCCAATTTGTTCAAGGACATCTTCCAGAATAAGATTTTCCAAAACTTTCCATTCTGCGCTTTCCAGATCTGCTTTGAGAACATCAATCTGTAACAAAATGATGAAATGAGATTAGCAGAGTCAATAAACATTGTTAAAAATACCACTGATATCAGGAGCATCACTGTGTGTAGCTACCTCCCAAGAAAgcagaatttttcaaattttagagtTGTAAGTCTTTTTCAAATGGTCACTTATGACATGAATTTCTAACCTCACGCCACACCAAATGTTAATATACAAATAATGAAATACCAGTCAGAAATCATGATGGAccctcttcctctctgcccagTGGGAATGGGTGTCCAAGAAGGAGATGCTGGAGCATGTATATCACAAAGCACCATGCCCACAGCCTCTCCCCAGCAACCTATATGCTGCTCAGAGGAACCCAGCCATGTCCTGGCAGAATGGTGGCCTGCAGGGAGGGACTGACAAAGGGCCACTGCCTACAGGAACCACCTCAAAAAACCTTACCCCCCACCAACTTCATCAGGATTGGAAGCCAGGGAAAGAGTTCTCAGGTATCTGAATTCtggacttaaaaataaaattattaacattattccgtgatttctttaaaaagtatataccaGTACAGTGTTCTAAAAAAATTTCTAATAAAACCATTCTCTGTTCATTTAATGAATACAAGTTCACATTCCAGGTGAAATGGAACATAGGAAGAAGAGTAGGATGGGAGAGATTTTGCAATTAATCAAGCTATGAGAAGTAGCTCCTTTCTGCTGACTTTGCACAAAATCCGTTAGAATAGCAGAATACCAAATACTTCCAGAAAGCAATGAAAGCTAATTACTTACGGAGTGCTTCTTTGCTcctggcactatgctaagtgcttcACCTCGCAATATTCATTTACTCCTCTCAACAATTCTACAAGGGTGTATCCCTATTTAAAGCTGAGAAAACCAGGCTCAGAGATTAATCCATTCTCAGTCACACAGCTTGAGAGACAGTGAACTCTGAACTGAGTCTGTCTACGTGGCCCATGTTCTTAACCACGATATGATGTTGAATTCCCATAAACCACAAGAGGAAAAATGGTAACTCGGAGTTCCTAAAAGGCtttggtttggggcttccctggtggcgcagtggttgggagtccgcctgccggtgcaggggttgcgggttcgtgccccggtccgggaggatctcacatgccgcggagcccgtgagccacggccgctgagcctgcgcgtctggagcctgtgctccgaggcgggagaggccgcaacggtgagaggcccgcgtaccacaaaaaaaaaaaaaaaaaaggctttggttTGGAAAATAAGGTGCTAATGGAGAGGGAGTAAGGGTCAGTGAGTACAAGTATTGTTATCAGCATCGCCATTTTACACTGGAAAGCAGAGCACCTTCCAGCTTAAAGAATCACTTTCCACATACATTATCTCAGCAAAACAGCCCTATAGGTAAGCAAGGATTTGGTAAAAATGACTTTTCTGCTGCCAAGAAACGGAGGGGGAAGTTAAAGGGGGTAATTTGACCACACAGAGGAAGGCTGGCACATTCAGACACAAACTGGAATAATTAACATGCAGGGAATCACTGCAATAGAGCAAAGCCTATAGTTCCAAGAAAAACCCTAAACAGCTCTTCAGGAAGCTGCTAACTGAAGTCACCAAAATCCTACCCATGAAAGTGAAATATCTTTGACTTTTCAGAAGGATGAATAAGAACCAAGGCCAATCCTGCCCCAGCCTCTCCTTTCTCTCAGTGCACGTCTATTTGACAAGCTTCTCATTTGCAGCTGAAACATGAGGCTCTCAGTGAATGGTAAAATTCCTTGTGTCATTTCAGAGTTGACTGGAGGAAATGCATAGAATCCAGATATAATTGATCCAAGAAAATGGTCTTTGCCCGGCATACTGAGACCCTGCAGGAGAGGCTTTCACTCACTTGCCTTGGATAGTACCTCCTGGTGGACCAGGGAAAGAGTGATAGTAACAAACCCAAGAATATCAGGAGGCCTTAGAAAAGGCTAGATATCCATAAACCAGCttttttgctgttgctgttggtCAATGGTTCCAAAATCAAAGGGAAAAgttgaaagaaacaaaagcagctTTCTTTTCTAAAAGGAAGGGAGCAAAGGCAGGTTCCATGTGAACATATACAAGGATGAAATAATTCTCGTGAATTGGACACAATAGAGTtaattccctctttttttaaatctctgctgCCTTGGCGCATACTTGGCTTTGTTTAATCTTCAAAGTTTTAAGCAGAATATTCCTGAATTAGGGTAATTAGGCTGCCAAAAGAAATACTAAATCAAAACTTCACAGAATTTTTTAACTTATACAGAAAATATCCAAAACTCAAAATCAACATTTGTTGTGTCAGTTCACATAGTCAAGAATATCTTGGGTTTCTTACAGGTTTATTTTTTACCATGGCTTTCTGTGAGTTTGGATATATTGAGTGTGATCAATTAATCAAAGTATTAGAGGGGCAGAGTAAACTTAATCAGCCTAAAATTTCAGCCTAAAATTGGCCTAAAAATTATATTGGTAAAGTGTAGAGGAATATACTTAACATATTTtttcaatcatatttttaaaacaacctaTCAATCAGAAGTTATGAACAATTggactagagcccgtgagccacaactactgagcccgtgcaccacaactaatgaagcccacacgcctagagcctgtgctccccaacaagagaagccagtgcagtgagaagcccgtgcaccgcaatgaagagtagcccccgtttgctgcaactagagaaagcccgcgcacagcaacgaacacccaacacagccaaaaataaataaataaatttataaaaaagaagttatgcgcaactggaaaaaaacaaattattaggCTAAGTCATAGCAAATACATGCTTTCTTTAGAAATGCaattttcatttacaaaatgcTATTccaactaaagagcaaaaaatatttcaaacatgacCACACTCCCCCACCCTCTTTTGAAGCCAGTGACTGAAAATTCTCCACTTCAATCAGAATTATAAAGGTTTATCTAAATCACACAGCCCAGGGGTAGTACAGCACTGAGGAAGACATAGCTCTTTCCTATTTTCCAGCCTTAGCGCACAGGCAGCCAAATGTGGTGAATAAAACACGGTTTTCTCTTCCAGtgtgctttttctatttcttgcatTTCAGAATGTTCTATTACCACAGCTATTTCGCAAGTGTAATTTCTATTATTACTGCGTAATGCACCCAATATTATCGTTATTATAAGGTGCTAAACATCTCTGAATAAGGTATGCCACTCTTAAAGATTCTAATATCAGCTTTCAACAATTATGGCACTAAAAATCATGCAAATTATTATATTGGAATAATCAAGTGCCAATCCTAATACAGTTAGGTTAAATCAGGTTTCttgagaaaaacaactaaatgttaGCTCTCTGTAAACTCCGGAATAACTGAGGACATAGTCTCAAAGGAAGTAGATGAAGTAACCTATTTGGTATAAATCCAGAGGCATTAAAGTAGTCCTCCCATCAAAGTTATCTCCTTTTCCTTGTGcctgaaatatataataaatcacCTTTTATAGAACTTTTTGAGgaaatgagaattttaattttaactggATTAAGATGTGAGGCCATCTGGAAGTTTCCTCTTCATGGGCACCGTTTATCCTGTGTTCATCCACCCAGAAATGCAGAGATGAGAGGAAAGGAGGGTAAGGTGCACTGGCACGGGTATTCGTTTGctaggactgctgtaacaaagtaccacagattgTGTGGCTTCAAAAATAGAAATGTGTTGTCTCATATTTCTGGAGGCTAGatttccaaaatcaaggtgtccaaCACTGTTGGTTCCTCTGAGAGCTATGAAGAATACTCTGtttcatgcctctctcctagctcctggtggtttgctggcaatctttagcattccttggtttcttcatctctgaTCTATGTCTTCATCTTTACACAATGTTATTCCTGTGTacgtgtccaaatttcccctcttTATAAGAacaccaatcatattggattagggacccACCCTACAtcattatgacctcatttaaactaATTACGTCTGGCTTGACTCTGACTCTATTTCCAGTTATGATCACATTCTGAGGAACCAGGGGTTGTGACTTCAACATACgcattttgggaggacacaacaGTGTTTGAAGTAACCACTGCTATAGAGCTTTGGCAAGTATGTGTCAGGAGCCAGTTTTCTGGGGCCAGTGCCTAGGGAAAGTGTCCTGTACCAGAGATCCAAGGGCAAGCAACTATCTGAGGGAATTATGGATGTTGTCCTGCTGGTCCCTACATCAGCCAACACTGACAGCTCCAATCTTGCTAAGTGGCAAACCCAAGGCAGATCAACAAGCCTCCAAAGCCAATTAAAACCatcatcatggggcttccctggtggcgcagtggttgagaatccgcctgccgatgcaggggacgcgggttcgtgccccggtccgggaagatcccacatgccgcggagcggctgggcccgtgagccatggccgctgagcctgtgcatccggagcctgtgctccgcaacgggagaggccacaacagtgagaggcccgcgtaccacaaaaaaaaaaaaaaaaaaaaaaaaaccatcatcaTGAAACCCCTTTGCTTCATTCCCTGGGTCTTTCCTGGACACACAACCAGGCCCAGCAGGTGTGGCTCCTGTTTGGCACCCTCCTGTTCCTTagcccatccctctccctcctctggaaACTCCTTCAGGCAGTCAGTGTCCTCATGCCTACAGCTCCCCACCTGAGCCTTTTCCCCTTCGAGGGGGTTCTCCAGTGGGATAGGAAGATTTTGTTACATGCTTGCTAACTTTCAAGAGGGCAAAAGTGGAAGCTGCAACACCAGCATCATTTCTGCTGCATTCTATCGGCCAAAGCGAACCACGAGgctagcccagattcaaggggagaggAAATAGATGCCACTCTTGAGGGGAGGAGTGGCATACACAGAAACGACGAGACAGTCATTGTTCACAGCCATGTCTGCAGATAATTGACCCCAATGCTtgaaaacaatattattttttgtaCAAATCCATGAATGAACTACAGTATTACCATAGACATGAGCCTTAAATGAACACAAGCAACACTCCAGGAAAAATGAACAATAAAGCCTTTATTCATCAGAATACTATGAAAGAAGGGacattagggaattccctggcagtccagtggttaggactccgtgctttcactgccaagggcccgggttcaatccctggttggggaactaggatctcacAAGTCTCGTCgtggtgcagccagaaaaaaagaagggacatTAATTAAAACATGGTATTTTCTGTTAGATCTGGCTTTCCTTGGAAGCTGACAGAGAACCTGGGAAATCCAATGGATTAAAGATGACTaataaagaaaattctgaaaagaacaagtaaatatGTATAAGTCCTAGATATATTAGTCTACTAGGGctcctataacaaaataccacagactgagtgacttaacaacagaaatttgttttctcacagctctggaggctggaagtccaagatgaaaGTGTCAAtaggtttggtttctcctaagGTCTCTCTTTGTGGCTTGCGGAAGGCTGCTTCCTCActgtgctcacatggcctttcctctgtatgAGCACTCCTGCTatcccttcctcttcttataaggacaccagtcctattggatcagggcccactcttacaacttcatttaaccttaattacctccttaaaggctcTATGACCAAACACCATCATATTGAGGGTAAGTGCTTCA
This genomic stretch from Kogia breviceps isolate mKogBre1 chromosome 13, mKogBre1 haplotype 1, whole genome shotgun sequence harbors:
- the METTL24 gene encoding probable methyltransferase-like protein 24 isoform X2, with product MANDGCEVHRFDPTVKSAHVLESERFWYHRLSVDWRDSHPAVAAQKPYSNTRKLRTILNEFGHHKIDVLKADLESAEWKVLENLILEDVLEQIGQLIFEIHLHWPGFEVSGSDSSVVRFWYSLLKELELQDFRLFHSYKDLSKPQLFLKKDIFNASSCYTLSWVNTRWK